In Candidatus Berkelbacteria bacterium, the DNA window TTAAGTCCCGGCGGGTATACTGAATCCATGGCACGCGACATGGATTTTCGAAGACCAACGCGGTCGGTGGTAAATACTGCCCCCACCACACACGGAAAAAAACCTCGCCGCACGACGTGGCCAATGCTGATGCTAGTGGTCGGGCTCGGCCTTGCTGCCGTTGGTCTTTTTGCTAGTTATTACAACAGCTCCTCCGACTCCGTTAAGCCGACGACTACAACGGACACACCCGTAACCTCGGATGAACCTAGCGGTAATTCAGCCGATGTATTTTCAAATAAAAATACTGCTTTCGAAGTCAAGATCTACGACTCGGGTGCCGGCGACGAAGCGGTAGACTCTACCACGGCACTACTAACTGAAAAAGGATACACGGTTAAAAAGCTGGGCAAATCACAGTTTGTTTACGACAAGACTTACATTTGGCACATTCAAACTAGGCTGTCCGAGGCTCAAACAATCGGCGCTTTATTGCAGGGTAGGGAAGTCAGTTATAAAGAATCGCAGAACTCAGGTGGCTTCGAATTGTTAATTTACCTGGGCAAACAATAGCTTTTTAAGGTAAACTGAATACATGTTAGGTCTAACTCCACCAACAAGTTACGCCAACCAACGAGTCGGCGTTTTCACTGCGAGCAAACCTTCGCGAGAAGAAAAACGCTGCAACGAGTCAAGAGGGAATAAATGCTCGGTTTGACACCTCCGACAAGTTACGCGAATCAACGCGTCGGCGTTTTTATCGATATCCAGAACATGTACTACAGCGCCCGGGCGATGTATGACAGCCACGTCAACTTCGGCAAAATACTTGAGCACGCCGTTAACAAGAGGCAACTTATTCGCGCTATTGCTTACGTCGTTCGTTCAGACGCGCCGAAGGAGCAAACTTTCTTTGACGCTTTGGAGAAAGTCGGCCTAGAGATCCGTTCTAAAGACATCCAGATTTTTCCCGGTGGTGAAAAGAAAGGCGACTGGGACGTTGGCGTTGCCGTTGATGCAATTAAAATTGCTGACCGTCTCGACGTGGTTGTTTTGGTCACCGGCGACGGAGATTTCTTACCGCTGGTCACATATCTCAAGGAGAATAAAGGGTGCCGCGTTGAAGGCATCGCGTTCGGTCGTAGTACTTCTTCCCGGCTAATCGAGGCTCTCGATCACTTTTACGACCTGGACGCAAACGCTAAAGATTATTTGATCAAAACGAAACACTAAAAAATGCGGGGGGACAGATGCTTAAGGCACGAGAATTAACTGTTTTTGATAAGGCGATTCCTGTTCTCACGAACATAAACTTAGAGATAAAACGTGGCGAAGTAGCGGCGTTTATCGGCCCAAACAACGCTGGCAAGTCGGCACTTCTTCGGGCACTAGCCGGTGGTTTCGAGCACTACGACGGAGAAATTCGAGTTGGCAGCTACTCTTTGAAGAACAGTGAGAAGGCAAAAACGCAGCTCGGCTACCTGTCATCTCCAGTTGCCTTCGAGAACTATTTGACTGGACTCGAATGGCTGGAAGTAGTAAGCGCCGCTTATCATTTAGCGCCGCCTAAACGAATCGAGGCAATTCTAAATTTGGCCGATAAGTTGAACTGCAAAGATAGTCTTTACACCATCTTAGATAGCGCTGATGAGTCAACTAAACAAAAGGTTGGACTGATCGCCTCGCTCTTGCATCAGCCGTCAGTTGTACTCTGGGACGAGCCAATAAACAGCCTTGATCCAACGTCCCAACAGGAGGTTTCCGAGTTGGCGCGGCGGGTGTCGAGTGATGGCGCTGCCGTTTTAATTGCCACCAACAACTTGCCTTGGGCCGAGCGTGTTGCCGAGAGATTTTTCATTATGGATCAGGGTGAAATTCTATCTGACGGCACTTTATCGCAGCTAAAAAGCCTTTCCCGTGCTGAAGATCGAGATTTATTGACAATTTATAACAGCGTTCTACATGGGCAGTGAGAAGATCTTGTGGCGCCTGCACGCTCGTCGGTTTCTACGGAGTTTCAACGAAGAGCCTTTCCCTAGGTTTGTTCTACTTATACTGGTAGCTGCAGCGGCAGCATTGGTAATGGCGGGATTTTACTATATCGGTGCTTCGGCCGTGGGAGAGGGCAGCACCGCCTTCTTGAGCGTTAACCTGGCGCTACTAATAACGATCGGCTTCTTTGTTGGTATTACGCCTCTAAGAACCTCGATGGCCATAACGCAGCTCCCTATTAGTCGCCGAGCAATTCAGTGGGACGGCATTATCGGATTGATGCGGCTGCCTTTAGTAATCACTTTAGTAATGACAGTCCCATTTTATGTCGGCAGGTCCTCAAACGGTTATTACTCTTTTGTGGAAATTTTACTGTTAATTTTAAGTATCCTGGTGGTGGCGTTGTCGTGTTATATCGCTGCGAACAGCGCCTCTCAGCTACTAAAAGCCTTAACACACAACAGTTTCGTTCGTTTTATGGCGATGATAAGTGTTCTAATCCTGATGTTGGAGTTTTTTTCCAGGTCGAACCAAGCCGTGAGCGCCTTAGAGCGGACTTTCAACTCGATTAGCTCGGGGGAAGCTTTGCTCGTCATACTGGCTTCGGTTGGAATAATCGGCGCTGCTGTTACGGCAATTGAAGCTAGCGAACCAGTAATTACCAAACATCGTCGTTCGCCATTTTGGAGTCTTATGACCCACCATCGAAACTTTAACAATATTCCTAGTCTAGGTGAGTCCGTATTTATTAGAGAACTGCTATTTTTCCTTAGAAACGTTACAACCCATTTAATAATCGCCGTGATTCTTGTGTTGTTTCTACTCACCCAGGCTTTGGGCGCTAGCTTGTTTAACTCCCCTGTGCTTGGATTCTTGATCTTGGGTGTGGCGTTAGGTTTGATTAGCTACTTCGTCAGTTTTCCTAGTGGTAGGAGGTTCTATGCGTCAGGGGTGAGGCTATCTCACTTGCCACTTAATCGTCGGCAGACCTACTGGGGCAGTTTCGCTGCAAGCGGCTTAATTACCGTCCTTCTGGGAGGCGTATTGGCACAACTGGCACTAGAGCAGCTAGAAATGGCTGGGCCGCTAACTCTGCTCGTACTTGTCTCAATACCGCTGTCACTGCATTGTTTGGCCTTTAACTCTGGAGTAAGAGTCGGAGACCGCAACGACGAACTGACACTACTCGACGAAGGGTTAGGGATAATTCTTATTTTTGCATCGATCGCGTTTGCGCTTGTGTTATTTAGCTTCCTTAACGGCGCTAAGCCCTCAGAAGCCATCGCTATCAGTGTCGTTTGGGCGCTAGTTTACTCCTTCGGCGGGTTACTTTTGCTTAAAAACTCTCGAGCTTAAGGGTAGGCTTAGCTACAATTAAGATAATGAGAATAGTTATTTGGCTAATTATCGCCTTGTTTATTATTAGCTCTGTCATCATCTTCTTCTAATGATTAGCGCCCCAGTGTGGCTCGGGGAATTGATTAAGGCATTTCATAGTAAAGGCCATACTGCTTATGTAGTTGGTGGGGCTGTTCGTGACGAGTTGCTCGATAAGACGGTTCAGGAATGGGACATCGCGACCGACATGACCCCCGACGAGACCGAAAAATTGCTTCACGATATAAGAGCAAAGAGTATTGGCACCGTCGGTAAGCGCTTCGGCACAATCACGGCACAATTTCACGGTGAAACAGTAGAAATAACGACGTTCAGAACCGAGCAGTACGAGGTTTCCTCGCGCAAGCCCGAAACGAAATTTGGTAATGATCTCAAAGACGATTTATCGCGAAGAGATTTTACGATTAACGCTATAGCTTACGACCCAATTAAACTTGAGTTGATCGATCCATTTGGCGGCCAGGATGATCTGAAGAAAAAGATTGTCCGCGCCGTTGGCAGCCCGAACCAGCGCTTCGGCGAAGATCCGCTCCGAATGCTTCGGGCAATACGCTTTGCCGCGCAGTTAGATTTCGAGATTGAACCGGAAACAATGCAGGCGATCATCGATGAACGAGAGCACTTTGGTATCTTATCGGCAGAACGCATTAGCCAAGAAATCGATAAGATTCTTCTCAGCCCCCGACCTAGCTTGGGAATTACGCTTCTAGTTGAGAGTCGTCTGATTGAATATATCCTGCCCGAATTATTGCCATCGATTAATTTAGAGTTTGAGGCACACGAGCATAAGGATATTTACCACCATATTCTACAAGTACTCGATCAAACACCGCCTAAACTGCCCTTGCGCTGGTGCGCCCTACTACACGACATTGCTAAGCCGTTAACCCGGCAAAAAATTGACGGTGAATTTCACTTTTTGGGTCATGAGAATCTCGGCGGCAAAATGGCGCGTACAATTCTTACCCGTTTGAAATACCCTAACGATTTCATTAAGTACCTGGTGCACATAGTACGTCAGCATCAACGTATTCCTGGCTACGACGGCGCTTGGTCCGATGGGGGAGTGCGACGTTTTGTCCGTGACGCCGGTGAGGCGCTAGACGACCTGTTTACCTTTGCCGAGGCCGACCAGAGCGGCAAGAACGAGAAAAAATTAGCGCTTTATCGCTCTCGACGCGCCGAACTAAAAGAACGGATCGACAAGCTCGAGAAAGAAGCCGAGATAGCCAAGATCAAAAGCCCGCTAGACGGTGCGGAACTTATGGAGATATTCAAGCGACCTGCCGGGCCGTGGATTAAACCAATCAAAGAGCATCTACTTGCCCTCGTGTTGGACGGTAAGTTAGGCGAAAAAGACAAGAAAGAAGCAACAGATATAGCCCGTATGCTAATAAAAAACCTTTCCTCACAGTAGGCTTGGCAGCACCTCGAGAATTCGTTACCCTACTAAAGAGATGGAAGGGGATTTTGTTATTAAGCCGCCCGTTACTCCGCAGAAGTCGCCAAAGAGATTCAAGGCTTGGCTTGTTAGCCATAAAAAAATAGTGATTATCGCCGTAATTGCCCTGCTTGTTTTAGTGCTATCAGCTTTTACTTGGTTTGGACGAGACGAAGGACCGGTGGAGGCGTCTAAAGTTCAGCCCACCAGCGAGCCGAAAGAGCTTCCGAGTCTTATAAACGGTGTTGTTGTTGATAGGAGTATTTACAATCGCCACCCAGTGGCGGTGATGATCGAGAATTCGCCGGCGGCGCGGCCGCAAACAGGGCTGACAAGCGCTGATGTTGTCTACGAGGCGGTCACCGAGGGCGGCATAACGCGTTTCATGGCGCTTTATTCTATTAACCTTCCGACAAAGGTTGGCCCCGTCCGTTCAGCTCGAAGCTACTTTATTGACTACCTGAGCGAATATGACGCCTTTTACGCTCACGCCGGCGGCTCCCCAACGGCCCTGTCGCGCATTGGGGAATATAAAATCAAAGATTATCCCCATTCTAACGACGCTTACTGGCGAGAGCCACGTAAGGGCGTAGCAAGCGAGCACACATTGTTCGCTGACGTGTCGAAGATATTCAATTTGGGCGTCGAGAAAAAAGGCTGGAGCGCCACTGCGGATTTCAAGAGCTGGTTATTTAAAGACGCTTCCGCTACGCCTGCCCCGGCGGCGGCCGTAAATATTAAATTCTCCTCAGCACAGTTCAATGTAGTGTGGAATTTCGATCCAGTTACCAAGCTCTATAGCCGATCGATGGGTGGGGCTGTCCACAAGGATGCCACTAGCGGCGAGCAAATCACCGCAGCGGCCGTTCTGGCTCTTAAGGTGTCGCATTCTGCCAATCCAGCCTACAAGGGCACTGGTAAGGAATCTGAATGGAATATGAGCACTATCGGCGAGGGCGAAGCTATGTTATTTCAAGACGGGACTGCCGTCAATGCGACGTGGAAAAAGCCCGCGCGAACTGAGAGAACACGTCTCTACGACAAGGCCACCGGCGCTGAGCTTAAGATCAACCGCGGTCGGATTTGGGTTGAGATCGTGCCCCAAGAGGGTAGTTATAGTCAAGGCTAAAAGAACTGCACACAAAAGGACCTCCTTGCGGAGGTCCTTTTGCTAACCAGTCGGCTTATAAGCCGGCCATTTTCAAGACCTGGTTTACATAGGTCGTTGAATGGTTGTAGGCGAACAGCGCTCGACGATAGTCACCACTTGAAGCACCGTTACGGGCTAAAAGCTTTGAGCTACCGTAGAGACAGTCGCGAGCATCGTTGATGTTCTTGACGCCGTCGCCGTTACCGTCCTCTTGATATGATCGCCAGGTGCCGGGCATAAACTGACACGGTCCACGAGCACCGACAGTGGAGCCGCCTTCGAAATACATTCGTTGGCCAGACTCAACTTTCCAAACCGCGAACAGAAGACTTGCAGGAATGCCGTATTTGGCAGCTGCTTGGCTTGCCAGGGCAAACTTGTCGTTATCTCCTAGTTCGGCCGGTTTAGACACCGTCGATTTAGACTGCGAGGCTTTTTTGGCCTCTCGCGCGACGCGAACACGGCGTTGATACTCAGATTCCTTAAGCTCAATCTGGACAGTTTTAACCGGAACATCAACGACTTTGTCGTTAAGGGCCAAGGTTAACTCAGACTCAAATTGAACGATCTCCGTTACCGGAGTTGGAACTTCTGTTGAGTAGGCAGCGGTCACAGCACCGACTGGAATAACCAGAGGTATTGTTAACGCCATCAACATTACGTTCTTAGCGCGCTGCAGTTTTTTAACGTTCTTTCGTACGACTTTCTTAACCCTCCCTATTTGCCGCACCGATTGACGGTGAAGCTGGGTTAAGTTCATCACTTCGTCCTAGCTACCCGAAAGCAACTAGAACTTTTATTTTCACTCCTTTACTTATGCCCACTTGGGGCGTACCTCCGGGTTACGCCTTTGCGCCAGTTACCTGACTTCTTATCCTTAAATAGGATAATAAAAAGGCTTCCCACAGAAGCGTCAACTATGATAACAGGTGTGAGTTTTTCAGTCAACCCTTTAGGGCGGTATTTGCTACAATCAACGCATGAACGATTGTTTGTTCTGCAAGATCATCCGCGAAGAGCTGGAGAGCAAAAAAGTGCTCGAAACTAGCCACTACGTGGCGTTCCACGATATTCACCCCAAAGCCCCAGTTCATGTATTAATTGTCCCCAAGCGTCACGTCGAGCGACCGGAAGAGCTTCGTGCTGACGAGATCCACGATATGTTAGTTGGTAGCGAGGAAGTCGCCCAAATCACAGGAGTCAAAGAATCGGGCTATCGTTTGTTATTCAATGTCGGCCAACACGCCGGACAAGAAATTGACCACGTTCATATGCACCTCATTGGTGGTACGGTTTCTAAAGCGTTGTATTAAGGAAAACCCCCCGCGGCCGCAGCGTTGGGGGGTGTCGTTTAATCCGTGATGTAGTCGCTCATGGCACGGTCCTGTGTAGAGCAACTCCCTTCGACACTCCGGGTGTGCCCAACCGCTTGAGGTGAGTTGGGGAACCTGTTCGAGTACTCTCGGATCTCCTACGAACATTGGTGGATCCAAAGTATCTTTAGCGCTCGGCCCAGTAGGGTATTGCTTCCTGCTTACCAAAGAACACGACAACTCTACCTTAAATCAGACAGAAAGTCAAGGTTCTAAGGGTGAAAAATGTAGTCGAAAAACCGCGAGCCATGCACCTGTGATGACAGGATCAGCGAGCGGTGTTTCCCCAGCCGCTGGGGCAGCGTGCAGGGGGTGGAGTGAAGAGGTAGGGGGACAGCTTCGCAACTCGGTCCCCCTACCTCTTCAAAGAGTCCGAGGTTACGCTTAACTTAAAGCAAATTTATTGCTACAATAATTCCTACATATGGAAGATCGTTACGAGCGCCGTTCGCGCGGTGAAGGTTCATCAAGTGGCCCGATGTCTGTCGAAGTAATGCTTCGCCGCTTTTTCCGTGACGTCCAACAGTCGGAGATCATGACCGAGATCAAAAAACGCCGATTCTTCGAGAAGAAAACATCCCGCAATAAACGTCGCGCCGTTGCTCAAGTGCGCGCCGTCCGCCGCAAAACCAAACGCGGCTACTAACTATGATCGAACGCATTGAAGCAGAACTGCTTGAAGCCATGAAGAGCGGGGATACATCTAAGCGCGAGACATTGCGCATGCTCAAATCTTCTTTGAAAAACGCCGAGATCGAAAAGGGGACTGAGCTTGGCGACGAAGAGGTTATTTCTGTTATTCAAAAGGAGGTTAAGCGACGTAAAGAAGCCTTCCAGTCTTATCAGGACGCCGGCCGGCCAGAACAGGCCAAACTCGAAGAGGAAGAAGCGACGATTCTTGGCGCCTACTTGCCAGAACAGATGTCGGAAAGTGATCTTCGAGCCTTGATAAGCGAGTACTTAGCTAAAAACCCTGTTGCCCCCAACGAAATCGGCAAAGCCATGGGAGCTTTGAGCGCTGAACTTAAGGGCAAGGCTGACATGGGCCTGGTTTCACGATTGGTTCGAGAACTTGTTACCGGTACCGGCACAGCGTAAGGTAAGCCCATGGGGCAAGCAGCCGAGTTTACATTTACTAACGAGACCGGCGCTACTATCAACGAGGCAGAAATTCGAAACCATCTTCAGTTAATCTTGCGGCGATTAGATTACCCTGTTAAATTTAAAGCTGAAGTAGTATTTGTGGGGGACGAGAAAATAACAACGCTTAACGCCAAGTTTCGAGAACAAAATAACGCAACAGACGTTTTGAGTTTTGCTGATCCGGAAGGCTCAGAATCACTCGGTTCTATTGTGATCAGTCTCGAGACCGCAGATCGCCAGGCCAAAGAAGCCGCCGTACCGCTTGAAACAGAAGTCAAAACCCTCGCCGGCCATGGGCTGCTACATCTACTGGGTTACGATCATAAATAACCATGAAACGAGGGGGAATGCCTGAACAGGTAGGGGAGCGATGACACGGGACAACTTAATCGTTGGCGTTGACATTGGCACCTCTAAAATAGCCGTCTGTGTTGGCACGATGAACGAAGGCGTCATGCATATCGTCGGCGTCGCTTCTGTTAACCATAACGGTCTGCGTAAAGGCGTAGTTACCGATATTGAAGAAACGGTCTCGGCCCTGTCACATGCCTTAGAAGAAGCAGAACGGATGGCTGGTTCAAGTTTGGCACATGCCTACATCGGCGTCAGCGGTAACCATATCGAAACAATGCCCGCCAAGGGCGTGGTAGCTGTTTCCAAACCTAACGGCGAGATCGACGCTAGCGATGTGGCGCGAGTTATTGATGCCGCTAAAACTGTTGCCCTGCCGCAAAATCGTGAACTGATTCACGTTTTTCCACATCACTTTGTCGTTGATGGCCACGAAGACGTTCGTGACCCGATCGGTATGAACGGCATCAGGCTTGAAGTGGAAGCGCTAATAATCAGTAGCTCCGCCTCTGCTTTACGTAACTTGATTAAAACTGTTGATCAAGCCGGACTAGAAATTGACGGCGTCATTTTCGCGCCGCTTGCGACCGCCAAAGCCATCACCACTAAATCGCAGCGTGAGACGGGCGTTGTGGTAATCGATCTTGGCGCTGGCTCAACTAATATGGCTGTTTTTGAGGAGGGCGAGCTGCTCCACGCCGCGAGTCTCCCGATCGGCTCTAAACATATCACTAATGATATTGCGATCGGTTTACGTAAGAATCTGGACGTCGCTGAGGCGATCAAGCTTAAATACGGCTCGTGCATCCCAGAGAATATCCGCGAGACCGAAACAATCAACCTTTCGGTGCTTGATCCAGCTGAAGATGAGAAAGTTTCTCGCCGTCACGTCGCCGAAATTATCGAGGCACGTATTAGTGAGATTTTCCAAATGGTTAAAGAAGAGCTGCAAAGAATTGGCAAAGACGGTTTATTGCCAGCCGGCGCTGTATTTACAGGTGCGGGCGCTAGTCTTGAAGACCTCTGCGAACAGGCTCGAAAACAGCTACGTCTTCCCGCTGAATTAGGGTTTCCGACAGCTCAAATGAGCGGCATGATTGACAAAATTGACAATCCAATCTACGCTACCAGCGTTGGACTGGTTCTCTGGGGAATGGATGAGGGGCAGGGAGCGACTCCTAGAACATTGCTAGACTTTGGAAAATTAGGAGGGGTGT includes these proteins:
- a CDS encoding LytR C-terminal domain-containing protein, encoding MLMLVVGLGLAAVGLFASYYNSSSDSVKPTTTTDTPVTSDEPSGNSADVFSNKNTAFEVKIYDSGAGDEAVDSTTALLTEKGYTVKKLGKSQFVYDKTYIWHIQTRLSEAQTIGALLQGREVSYKESQNSGGFELLIYLGKQ
- a CDS encoding NYN domain-containing protein; the protein is MLGLTPPTSYANQRVGVFIDIQNMYYSARAMYDSHVNFGKILEHAVNKRQLIRAIAYVVRSDAPKEQTFFDALEKVGLEIRSKDIQIFPGGEKKGDWDVGVAVDAIKIADRLDVVVLVTGDGDFLPLVTYLKENKGCRVEGIAFGRSTSSRLIEALDHFYDLDANAKDYLIKTKH
- a CDS encoding ABC transporter ATP-binding protein; translated protein: MLKARELTVFDKAIPVLTNINLEIKRGEVAAFIGPNNAGKSALLRALAGGFEHYDGEIRVGSYSLKNSEKAKTQLGYLSSPVAFENYLTGLEWLEVVSAAYHLAPPKRIEAILNLADKLNCKDSLYTILDSADESTKQKVGLIASLLHQPSVVLWDEPINSLDPTSQQEVSELARRVSSDGAAVLIATNNLPWAERVAERFFIMDQGEILSDGTLSQLKSLSRAEDRDLLTIYNSVLHGQ
- a CDS encoding HD domain-containing protein, whose amino-acid sequence is MISAPVWLGELIKAFHSKGHTAYVVGGAVRDELLDKTVQEWDIATDMTPDETEKLLHDIRAKSIGTVGKRFGTITAQFHGETVEITTFRTEQYEVSSRKPETKFGNDLKDDLSRRDFTINAIAYDPIKLELIDPFGGQDDLKKKIVRAVGSPNQRFGEDPLRMLRAIRFAAQLDFEIEPETMQAIIDEREHFGILSAERISQEIDKILLSPRPSLGITLLVESRLIEYILPELLPSINLEFEAHEHKDIYHHILQVLDQTPPKLPLRWCALLHDIAKPLTRQKIDGEFHFLGHENLGGKMARTILTRLKYPNDFIKYLVHIVRQHQRIPGYDGAWSDGGVRRFVRDAGEALDDLFTFAEADQSGKNEKKLALYRSRRAELKERIDKLEKEAEIAKIKSPLDGAELMEIFKRPAGPWIKPIKEHLLALVLDGKLGEKDKKEATDIARMLIKNLSSQ
- a CDS encoding DUF3048 domain-containing protein, giving the protein MEGDFVIKPPVTPQKSPKRFKAWLVSHKKIVIIAVIALLVLVLSAFTWFGRDEGPVEASKVQPTSEPKELPSLINGVVVDRSIYNRHPVAVMIENSPAARPQTGLTSADVVYEAVTEGGITRFMALYSINLPTKVGPVRSARSYFIDYLSEYDAFYAHAGGSPTALSRIGEYKIKDYPHSNDAYWREPRKGVASEHTLFADVSKIFNLGVEKKGWSATADFKSWLFKDASATPAPAAAVNIKFSSAQFNVVWNFDPVTKLYSRSMGGAVHKDATSGEQITAAAVLALKVSHSANPAYKGTGKESEWNMSTIGEGEAMLFQDGTAVNATWKKPARTERTRLYDKATGAELKINRGRIWVEIVPQEGSYSQG
- a CDS encoding lytic transglycosylase domain-containing protein → MNLTQLHRQSVRQIGRVKKVVRKNVKKLQRAKNVMLMALTIPLVIPVGAVTAAYSTEVPTPVTEIVQFESELTLALNDKVVDVPVKTVQIELKESEYQRRVRVAREAKKASQSKSTVSKPAELGDNDKFALASQAAAKYGIPASLLFAVWKVESGQRMYFEGGSTVGARGPCQFMPGTWRSYQEDGNGDGVKNINDARDCLYGSSKLLARNGASSGDYRRALFAYNHSTTYVNQVLKMAGL
- a CDS encoding HIT domain-containing protein gives rise to the protein MNDCLFCKIIREELESKKVLETSHYVAFHDIHPKAPVHVLIVPKRHVERPEELRADEIHDMLVGSEEVAQITGVKESGYRLLFNVGQHAGQEIDHVHMHLIGGTVSKALY
- the rpsU gene encoding 30S ribosomal protein S21, with product MEDRYERRSRGEGSSSGPMSVEVMLRRFFRDVQQSEIMTEIKKRRFFEKKTSRNKRRAVAQVRAVRRKTKRGY
- a CDS encoding GatB/YqeY domain-containing protein; this encodes MIERIEAELLEAMKSGDTSKRETLRMLKSSLKNAEIEKGTELGDEEVISVIQKEVKRRKEAFQSYQDAGRPEQAKLEEEEATILGAYLPEQMSESDLRALISEYLAKNPVAPNEIGKAMGALSAELKGKADMGLVSRLVRELVTGTGTA
- the ybeY gene encoding rRNA maturation RNase YbeY; its protein translation is MGQAAEFTFTNETGATINEAEIRNHLQLILRRLDYPVKFKAEVVFVGDEKITTLNAKFREQNNATDVLSFADPEGSESLGSIVISLETADRQAKEAAVPLETEVKTLAGHGLLHLLGYDHK
- the ftsA gene encoding cell division protein FtsA, encoding MTRDNLIVGVDIGTSKIAVCVGTMNEGVMHIVGVASVNHNGLRKGVVTDIEETVSALSHALEEAERMAGSSLAHAYIGVSGNHIETMPAKGVVAVSKPNGEIDASDVARVIDAAKTVALPQNRELIHVFPHHFVVDGHEDVRDPIGMNGIRLEVEALIISSSASALRNLIKTVDQAGLEIDGVIFAPLATAKAITTKSQRETGVVVIDLGAGSTNMAVFEEGELLHAASLPIGSKHITNDIAIGLRKNLDVAEAIKLKYGSCIPENIRETETINLSVLDPAEDEKVSRRHVAEIIEARISEIFQMVKEELQRIGKDGLLPAGAVFTGAGASLEDLCEQARKQLRLPAELGFPTAQMSGMIDKIDNPIYATSVGLVLWGMDEGQGATPRTLLDFGKLGGVLDRFRGILRNFTN